In the Sandaracinus amylolyticus genome, CGCGAGCGCGCCTTCGATCGGCAGCTCCGCCGCACCGGCGCTGCACACCGCGAAGGGATCGACGGTGCCCTCGCGATCGAGCTCGCTCGCGATCATCTCGCGCGCGCCCGGGCCCGGCGCGACCCGCAGCACCGGCGCCTCGCACGAGGTCGGATCGTCGGGCGCGAGCACGAGGCCCCACGACGCGCCGCCGCGCGACAGCCGCGCCTCGATCGCCGCGATCGTCGCGCCCCAGCGCCCCGCGGGATCGCTCGGCCCGCTCGCCTCGCTGCCGTCGAAGCGCGCCCGCATCGCGCAACCACGGTCGAGCACCAGCACGACCTCGGGCTGCCGGCGCGCGACCGCGTAGCGCGCCTCGCACACGTCGGGCTGGGCATCGGCGCGCGTGCCGGCGTCGGATCGCGGGCTCGGCTCGGTCGTCTCGCAGGCGGTGGCGAGCAGGAGGGCGGCGAGCGGAACGGCACGGCAACGCATCGGCCCGAAACATTTCAGCAATCGACGCGCCACCACCGATGTGTCCGAAACCGCGATGAATTCACGGTCAGCGCACATCTGCGCTGAGGTCGTGAGTCCCCGGGGTGGGCACGAGCGCGCAGGTGCTGGGGACCGCAGCCCGCAAGCGGGCGAGGACCCGCGCGCAGCTCGGGGGGAACACTCAGGTCTGCGGCGGTGTGGGCTCGTCTGCGCTGGTGATGCGCCAGAGCAGCACGAGCGCGATCACCCCGGCGAGGGTCGTCGCGACGAGGAGCCCCGGCGGCAGGTGCGCCTCGCTCTCCGCGACGTTGAACCCGGGCACCGCGATCACTTCCTCGGGCAGCAGGATCGGCAGCGCGTTGAACGCACCGTGGAACGCGATGCAGGGGAGCACCGATCCGGTGCGCAGCGCGATCGCGCCGAGCACCAGACCGGCGATCATCGCGTAGGTCGCGGCGAACGGCTCGACGTGGAACACGCCGAAGAGCACCGACGTGAGCACGAGCGCGCCGATGCGCCCGAGCCGTGGGGTGAGCGCGGGGAGCAGGAGCCCGCGGAAGAGCAGCTCCTCGGTGCCCGCGGCGACCACGATGACGGTGAACGGCACGGTGATCGCGCGCAGCGGGCCGTCGATCCGCGTCATCTCCTCGACGCGCCGCACCGCCTCCTCGTCGAGCGCCAGCCCCGGGACCATGTCCGAGAGGACCGTCATCAGCTCCACGAGAGGGAAGTGCAGCGAGAGACCCGCGATCATCGCGAGCAGCGCGACGGGCGCGCGCACCGGCACGATGCGCAGCGCCTCGCGCAGCGATCGATCGCCGTACGCGACGCGCACGCCGAAGAGGATCACCGTGCCGAGCGCGATCAGCTGCGCGAGGCCGGGCCCGAAGGGCTCGCTCGTGACCTGCGCGACGCCCTCGTCGAGCGAGACGCCGTGCACCGCGGCGCGGATCGCCGCCCCGACCAGGACACCTCCGTAGAGGAGCCCGAGCCCGAGCACCAGGAGCGCGACGGTCTGCGCGATCGAGAGCTGCCCGCGCGGTGCCCGCATGACGAGACGCACTCCATGACACGCGACCTCGCCCCGCGCATCGCAGTGCCGTGCTCGGACGCGCGGGATAGACTGCCCGCGATCCGCATGAAGCAGACAGTCACGATCGCATGCGCGCTCGCGGTGACCGCGCTCCTCCACGCGTGTGGTGGCCCTTCGGGGCCCGGCTCGCGGACCGCGCTCGATGTACGCGTGGATGACGAGACCTACGCGGACGCGCGTCGGCTCTATCTCGTGCTCGCCGACGACGACGAGCGGCGCGAGGAGACGCGCCAGCGCCTGCTCGAGTACCTCGCGTCGCGCACCGACGCGCTGGTGGCCGAGGGCGAGTACGACCCGATGGTCTCGCACTTCGCGGAGATGACGTCGCTGCTCGCGCCGCGCGATCTCGTGGAGGGCCAGCGGGTCTCGGAGCTGATCGCGCCGGTCGCGCGGTGGATCGTGGAGCACGGATCGCGTCGGGGTGACGAGCCGCGCGTGCTCGCGGCGCTCCTGATCCTCGCGCGCATCGAGCCCGCGGACGCGTCGCACGCGCAGGAGTCCGCGCGGGTGGCGGAGTGGGGGCGCGAGGCGCGCTGGGGGCGCGAGCCGCGTCCGAGCCCGGACTTCTTCGATCTCGCGCCCGAGCTGATCGCGGTGTGGGAGGAGCACGCGCGCCTCTCGCCCTCGCCGGACGTGCTCGCGCGGCTCGCCGATCTCTACGTGCAGATGCGCGACATCGTGCTCGGGCAGTCGCTCCAGGAGGGCTTCGAGCCGGGCGAGCGCATCACGATGCCCGAGCTGCGCATGGCGCAGATGCTCGCGGAGCGCATCCCGCTCGACGTCGCGGCGGTGTACCTGCGGGTCGGCGATCTCGAGGGCGCGGCGCGTCGGGTCGGAGAGCTCGGCGATCGCGGCGGGATCGAGTGGCGGCTGCGGCGGCTGATCGAAGAGGCGGCGCAGGCGAACGAGGACGGCGCGGAGGCGCTCGGCGAGCTCGCCGGCGGGTTCGAGCGCGCGCGCCCCGACGTGTCGCTCGCGCTGTGCCGGGTGGGGCATCGACTGCACCCGCAGGACGCGCGCTTCCCGCTCTGCCTCGCGCGGCTGCACGTGGAGCTGGGTCAGCCCTCGGACGCGACGGCGTGGTACGCGGACGCGATCCGTCTCGCGCCGGCGGAGCGCGAGGTCTACGACGAGGCGCTCGGCCGGCTCGCGCAGATGATCGAGGCCGGGCTCTTCTCGGCGGACGAGAGCGACATCGGTCGGGTGCGCACGATCGGCCGCCACGCCGAGGAGATCCTCGCGCAGCGCGAGGCGCGCTGGCCGACGGAGCAGGCGACGGTGTCGCGCGCGGCGCTGCACTACCACCTCGGTCGCGCGGAGCTGCAGGCCGGTCAGGTGAACGAAGCGGCGCGGCACTTCGAGCGGAGCCTCGAGGCGCAGCGCACGCGCGAGGCGCTGCTCGAGCTCGCGACGCTGCGCGCGCGCACCGGCGACGCGGCGGGCGCGGTGGCGCTCTACCAGGAAGCGCTCGATCGGCTCGCGCAGCAGGGCCCGGAGGCGATGCTGCAGCGCGCGATGCTGCTCGAGCACCTCGGCGACGCGCTGCGCGCGAGCGGGCGCGCGGACGAGGCGCAGCGCGCGTACTCGCAGGCGCTCGAGCTGATGACGCCGCTCGCGGGCCAGGGCGACGAGGAGCGCCAGGCGCTGACGCGCGTGCGGCTCGGCGTGCTGCAGCGTCGGGTGGGGCAGGGCGAGCGCGCGGGCGACGAGTTCCGCGCGGCGCTCGAGACCGCGCCGAGCTGGCGCGAGCCGTACACCGAGATCCTCGCGCACCTCGTGGTCACCGAGCCGGCGCCGGAGCTCGCGGAGGAAGTGTTCCGTCGCGCGACGACCGGGCTCGCGCTCGAGCACGAGTGGCGCGTGTACTACGCGCTCTGGGTGCAGACCGTCGCGGGGCGCGCGTCGCAGCCGCTCTCCGACGACGTGGTGCGCACGCTGAGCGGCGAATCGGAGGAGCCGGGGTGGCACGGTCGGCTCGCGGCGTTCGCGGCGGGCACGCTCGACTACGACCAGCTGATCCAGGCGGCGCAGAACCCGGGTCAGCGCTGCGAGGCGCACTTCTACGCGGGCACGCGCAAGCTCGCGCAGGGCGACACCGCGGGGGCGCGCGAGCAGTTCCGCGCGGCGATGGAGACCGGCATGGTCGGCTACTTCGAGTACGCGATGGCGCAGGAGCTCCTGGCGAGCCTCGGCACGAGCGAGCGGGCGATGGAGGGCGAGAGCCGCGCACGGTAACTGCGTTGTCGGGAGGGGTCTTGGAAGACCCCTCCCCCCGACCGGCGGAGCCGGATCGGGTCCCCCCGCCCTGAACACTGCGCGCGGGGCCCCATCCCCGCTTGCCCGTGGTCGGTCGCCGGCTCTCGAGCGGTAACTCGCGTGCGGGGCGTGGCCTCGATAGGCTCGCTCGGATGGCGGTGACGCTCGAGGATCTCAAGGCGACGCTCGAGGACGCGACGCGCGACCTCGCGGACGTGTCGGTGCGCAAGGCGTTCGGGTCGTTCGGGCTCTTCGTGGGCGACTCGATCTTCGCGCTCGCGTGGAAGCGCGAGCTGCGCATCGGCGTGAAGCTGCCCGACGAGGTGTCGTTCGCGTCGCTGATGGGCACCGAGGGCGCGAGCGCGTGGGCGCCCCACAAGAGCCCGATGCGGGGCTGGGTGCTGGTGCCCGAGCCGTGGCACGACGACATGACGAAGCTGCGCCCGTGGGTGCGTCGTGCCTACGAGCAGGTGCTGCGGATGCACGCCGAGGACGAGGTGCCCTCGATGGGCGAGCGCGCCCCCGCGAAGGTGCGCGCGACGAAGACGAAGAAGAAGGACGAGTCCGCGATCGCGACGCTGCACGACGGCGCCACCCGCGCCCATCGCGTCGAGAAGCCGGGCACGAAGACCGCGGCCGCGCCGGTGCGCGCGAAGAAGAGCGCGAAGAAGAAGGGTTAGGGCGATCGCGTCCGCGAGCGGAGCGCTGTGAGGGGCGCTCGGCTCAGTCGAAGCGATACCCCACGCGCGCCGACGCGCCGACCACGAACGCGCCCGGTCCGTTGGTGATCACGCCGAGCTCGGGGAGCGTCGCCTCGATCTGGAGCTGACGCACCGGGGCCCAGCTCGCGACCGCGCCCACGCGCGCCAGGAAGCCCGCGTCCTGCGCGCCCGTGAACGTGAAGCTCGCGCCGATCTCGAGGAGCGGCCCGATCCGGATCGGCTCGACGAACGGCGAGAACTGCCAGCTCGCGCCGAGCACGATGTCGATCGCGCCGACCGCACCGAGCACCACGTCGAGGCCACCACGCAGCTCGAGCCCGTCGGTGCCCGGGAAGAAGCGACCGAGCCGCGCCTGGATCGTCCCGATCCCGCCGCCCCCGCGATCGCCGCCGAACGCAGCGAGGTACCCGCCGCCTCCGCCGACCAACACGAGCCACTCGCCGTCGCGGCCGTACCAGAGCCGCGCGTCCCACGCCTCGCGCTCGCGCGCCGCGCGCTCTTCCTCGGCGCGCGCAGCCTCGTCCGCGGCACGCTGGCGCTCTTCCTCGGCGCGCCGTGCTTCCTCTTCCTCGCGCGCGCGTCGCTCCGCCTCTTCGGCGTCTGCCGCCGCGCGTGCTTCTTCTTCGCGGCGACGTCGCTCCGCGGCCTCGGCCTCGGGATCGACGATGCCCCCGGTCAGCCGCACCGCGTCCTCGCCCAGCCCCTCGGGCCGCAGCATCGCGCCGAGCACGTCGCGCAGGCGCGCCTCTTCTTCGCTCGCGAGGACCGTCACCACGAGCTCTTCGACGCGCTGGGTGGGCTGGTACCCGACCACGAGGTGGAGCCGGTACTGACCGCGCAGCGGCTCGACCTCGGCGACGACGACGTAGGTCGCGCCCGATGCGGTCGCGATCCCACCGAGCTCCGCTGCGGTCGAAGGGCGCGTCCCGTCGCGCAGCCCGCCGGGCGGGGTGATCACCTCGTGACCGAGCGCCCGGATCACGTCGCCGATGCGATCCTCGATCTCCTCGAGCCGATCCTCGTCGGCGCGACCACCGACCGGATAGAGCACGACGCGATCGGCGCGCGCGACGGAAGACCACGCGAGGAGCGTCACCGTGAACAGCGCGAGGGACGCGAGGCGAGAACCTGGTTTCACGCTCTCTCCGGTTCTGGAAGCGATTTCGCTCGAAGCCCGAGCTGCCAGCAACTAACGCGCCGCCGCCATCGCGTCGAACGCGCGGACGACCTCGGGCGGTGCCTGCACCAGCTCGATCAGCACGCCCTCACCCGAGCGCGGATGGGCCGTATCGCCGCGCGGATGCACGAAGCACACGTCGTGTCCCGACGCGCCCTTGCGGATGCCGCCGGGCGCGAAACGCAGCCCCTGCGCCTCGAGCCACGTCACCGCGGCGCGCAGGTCGTCCACCCAGAGCCCGACGTGGTTGAGCGGCGGCTCGTGCACCTTCGGCTTCTTCTCGATGTCGAGCGGCTGCATCAGGTCGACCTCGACCGCGAAGAGCCCGATGCCCGCCATGCACACGTCCTCGTCGACGTTCTCGCGCTCGCTGGTGAACGTCTTCACCGGTGTCAGGCCGAGCAGGTCGACCCAGAGCGATCGCAGCGCGCCCTTGTCGGGCCCGCCGATCGCGATCTGTTGGATGCCCAGCACGCGGAAGGGACGCGTCTCGGTCGTCATGACCGCGGAGGTATACACCCGGGTCGTTGCAGGCCTCCACCGCCCGCGCCATCGTGCGCGCGAATCGCGATGGACCCGCAGCGCAAGATCTCGCTCACCGGCATCAAGCCCACGCACGTCCCGCACATCGGCAACTACCTCGGCGCGATCCGTCCCGCCCTGCGAATGACCGAGTCGTACGACGGCATGTACTTCATCGCCGACTACCACGCGCTCACCTCGGTGCGTGACCCGAAGGCGCTGCAGCAGGCGGTCTACGACGTGACCGCGACGTGGCTCGCGTGCGGCCTCGATCCGAAGAAGACGATCGTCTACCGCCAGTCGTCGGTGCCCGAGGTGTTCGAGCTCGCGTGGGTGCTCTCGTGCGTCGTCGCGACGGGCCAGCTCGAGCGCGGCCACGCGTACAAGGACGCGCTCGCCAAGGGCGACGTGCCCAACGCCGGAGTCTTCTACTACCCGGTGCTGATGGCCGCCGACATCCTGCTCTTCGGCGCGCAGGTCGTGCCGATCGGACAGGACCAGAAGCAGCACCTCGAGCTCGCGCGCGACATGGCGCAGCGGCTCAACCACCACTACGGCGAGGGCACGGTCGTGGTGCCCGAGGCGCTGATCACCGAGGCCCCGCTCGTGCCCGGCTTCGACGGCCACAAGATGAGCAAGAGCCGCGGCAACGGCATCCCGGTCTTCGCGTCGGCCAAGGAGCTGCGCAAGGGCGTGATGAAGTTCGTCACCGGCAGCGAGACGCTCGAGGAGCCGAAGGATCCCGAGAGCGCGACGGTGTTCCAGCTCTACGAGCTCGTCGCGACGAACGACGAGGTCGAGACGCTCGCGTCGAAGCTGCGCGCCGGCGGGTACGGCTGGGGCCACGCGAAGCAGGATCTCTACGAGGCGCTCGAGCGCGAGCTCGGGCCCTTCCGCGAGCGCTTCGAGGCGCTGCGTGGCGACGAGGCCGCGCTCGATCGGACGCTCGAGGAAGGCGCGGAGCGCGCACGAACGATCGCGCGTCGCACCGTCGCGCGCGTGCGTGCTGCGGTGGGGATCGATCGTCCCCTCTGATCGCGGGCGAGTGGTGATAGGCTGGCGCGCGCATGACGACGCGCCCGCGCCGCTGGAACCGCGTCATCCGCGTCGCGATGTTGGCGGTCATCGCGCTCGTGTGCCTCGCGAGCGCGACCGGCTGGGGGGCGGATCCCGACCTCTCGATCCCCTTCGTGTGCATCATCGCCGTGTTCGGCGTGGGCACACGCGGCGGAGTGCTCGACGCGCTGCCCTTCGTGACGATCGAAGCGGCGGTCGTGCTGCTGCTCGGCGTCGCGACGTTCTCGGGGTCGCGCGACTTCGTGTGGGCCGCGTCGGTCGCGGTGAGCCTGGTCGCGGTCGGGAAGATCGCGCTGCTCGAGCTGACGAAGGAGCCGAAGGACCCCGACGGGCCCGAGCCGTGATCAGCGCATGCCCTGGGCGTCGACGGGGCGCGTCGACGAGGCCTGCGCGACCGGCTCGCTCGCTTCTTCGTCGCCGGACGTGATCGCGCCCTCGTCGCTCACCGCGCCCTCGGCTGCCTCGGCGCGCGGCACGCCGGGCAGGAGCGCCTCGTCGCCGCTCAGGATCTCCTCCGAGACGAGCACGAAGCCTTCGTTCTCGCCGCGCCAGATCTGACGCACCGTGGTCGCGCGCAGCTCCATCGTGTGCTCGTCGATCCACGAGTAATTCACGTACGACGCGGCGCGCCCGCCCTCGAGCCCGAGGTCCATGTTCGTCACGTCGGCGTCGGCGACGTGCACCTCGGATCCCCACGCGCGATGGCTCGCGACGAACGCCGCGCGATGGCTCGGCGCGACGCGCTGCGCCGCGAGGTCGACGCGGCCCCAGCGCACCTCGTCGTTGAGCGCGTGCACCTGATCGCCGAGCCGTACCTCGGGCGAGATCGAGTCGATCATCATGCAGCCCGAGAGCGCGGCGATCGGGAGCAGCAAGGCGAGGCGCTTCATGCCGCCGACGCTATCGGTGCGCGCGAGCGCCACCAAGAAACCGGCGATCGGCTATGCTGTGCCCGGTGCGCGCGCTGGCGATGACGTGGATCGCGGGGACGGCGCTGGCGATGGCGGGATGCGTGCTGCCGCCGGTCGACCTCGAGGGGCGAGCGTGCCCATGCGCCGAGGGCTGGGTGTGCGTCGCCGGGATCTGCGAGCGCGGCGAGCGCCCGCAGATCGACGCCGGAGCCCCGAGGGATGCGTCGATGGACGCGCCGACGCCGGTCGACGCCGGCGGTGAGGACGCGGGCCGCGAAGACGCCGGCATCGTGGAGCTCGACGCCGGCTCGTTCGACGGTGGGCGGGACGCTGGTTCGCCCGACTCGGGCTCGCCCGACTCCGGCCCGCCGGACTCGGGCCCGCCCGACGGTGGCCCCGACCTCACGCACTGCGACGATCTCCACGCGGGCGCGCTCTTCTGTGACGGCTTCGAGTGGAGCTATCCGGCGGGGCGCATCAACTGGCAGGCCGACCTCCTGGAGAACGGCAACGTCACGACCGTCACGTCGCCCGCGCCGTTCTTCGGCAATCGGGCGCTCCGCGGGACGACCACCGCGCTCGGTGGGCGCGCCGCCATGACCGCGACGTTCACGCCGATCACCAGCGGTGACCTCTGGCTGCGCGGGCTCGTGTACCTCCCGAGCGCGCTCGCGGTGGACGCGATCAGCCTGCTCTACGTCGGCGCGCCCGACGGCTCGTCGGGGCTCGCGATCCAGACCTACGGCGTGACGGGCTCGGCGCGCGCGGCGACGTGGGTCGGGCCGGCGGAGTACTACGACGCCACCGGGATCAACATCCCGCGTGACCGCTGGGTCTGCCTGCAGCTCCACACGACGATCGCGGACACCGGCGGCTCGGTGGAGCTCTTCGTGAACGACGTCGGCCTCGGGCCGCGCACCAACCTGGACACCCGGCCCAACGGCGGCTTCGGCGTGATCACCGCGGGCATCGAGTACTCGGATCCCGCGACGCAGGGACCGGCGACGCTCTACATCGACGAGGTCGTCCTCTCGCGCACCCGCGTGCCCTGCGAGTGATCAGAACGCACCGTCGATCGCCAGCGATCCCGGGCCGATCCGAAGGCTGACCCGCGCGCCTTCCTGCTCTTCGCCCGCGTTCGAGACGAGATCGATCGAGCCCCAGATCGTCCCGACGAGCGCGGCGAGCCCGCCGGTGATCAGCAGCACGTTCGCGGCGATCGCGAGCGAGTCGGCGTCCTGGCTCGCCTCGACCGCGGCCGCGTGGGTCGGGGCGCGCATCGCGTCGTTGTTGCGCGCGAGCGCGAGGCCACCCACGACCGCGCCGCCGATCAACACGGCCGCGCCGCTGCCCGCGATCACCCACGGCACGACGTCGGGCCCGCGTGACGGCGGCGTCGACGGCGGTGTCGGATCGGGCGTCTCGCGATCTTCGCGGCGCAGTCGCTCACGCTCTTCCTCGAGCGCGCGCACCTCGGCGACGTGTCGCTCGAGCGACTCGAGCCGTGCGCGCACCGCGGGCGCGTCGTCGGCGTCGGGCGCTTCCTCGAGGTAGTCGCGATAGGCCTCGAGCGCGCCCTCGAGATCGCCGGCGCCCTCGAGCGCACGTGCGAGGTTGTAGGAGAGCAGCGGCTCGGAGTGCAGCTCGCGGGCCTCGCGCAGGCGATCCGCCGCGTCCGCGAATCGACCCTGTCGATACAGCTCCGCGCTCTCGCGGAATAGCTCGAGCGCGCGTGTTCGCGCGGCCGCGTCCCCCTGCTGCGCGCACGCCGGAAGCGCACAGAGTGTGATGATGAGCGCCAGCGCCATCGTCGCGACGGTGGTCACGATGTGCGAGACTCCCCGGTCCGCGACGCCCGTAATCGGCATGCCGATGTCGTTCTCGTTCGCAGCCACTGCCCGGTCCGAAAGCGGAGTTCTCGAGGAGCGCATTCGTTGAGCCTTCCCGAACGGATCGGACGCTACCGGATCCTCGGGTTCCTCGCGAGCGGAGGAATGGCCGAGATCCTCCTCGCGAAGCTCATCGGGCCGGGTGGGTTCGAGCGCGCGGTGGTGGTCAAGCGGGTGCTTCCGCACCTCGCGCGACAGAGCGAGTTCCGCGACATGTTCCTCGACGAGGCGCGGATCGTCGCGCGCATCCGTCATCCGAACGTCGTCGACGTGAGCGAGCTCGGCCAGGAAGGGCGCGAGCTCTTCATGGTGATGGAGTACCTCGCGGGCGAGAGCGTCGGCGGGCTCATGCGTCGCATCGCGGCGCGCGACTCGCGGCTCGATCCCGCGCTCGCTGCCTACGTGATCGCCGACGCGGCGGCGGGCCTTCACGCCGCGCACGAGCTGCGCTCGGAGGACTCGGTGCCGCTCGGCGTCGTGCATCGCGACGTCTCGCCGCAGAACGTGTTCCTCACCTACGACGGCGCGGTGAAGGTGCTCGACTTCGGCATCGCGAAGTTCATGGACCGCTCGGTCGAGACGCACACCGGGCAGGTCAAAGGAAAGTTCGCGTACATGTCGCCCGAGCAGTGCTGCGCGGAGAAGCTCGACGCGCGCAGCGACGTGTTCTCGCTCGGCATCTTGCTGTGGGAGCTGCTCACGGGATCGCGCCTCTTCCAGCGCCCCAACGAGCTCTTGGTGTGGAAGGCGATCGTCGAGGACGCGGTGCCGAGCGCGTCGTCGCGCCTCGTCGAGCTCGGCGCGCCGCCGCTCGCGCCCGCGCTCGAGCGCATCGTCGCGAAGGCGCTCTCGCGCGACAAGAACGTGCGCTACGCGACCGCCGACGCGCTGCGTCGCGATCTCCTCGCGTTCGCACGCACGCTCGATCCCGAGCAGCGTGGTCGCGAGCAGCTCGCCGCGCTGATGCGCGACGTGTTCCCCGATCGCATCCAGCAGAAGGAAGAGATGCTGCGGCGGGTGCGCGCGGGTGACGTGATCACCAGCGTGCCGAGCGCCGAGGTCGACATCGACGTGGTCGTCGACGTCGACGACACCGACGCCGAGGTGAAGGCACCGGGCGCG is a window encoding:
- a CDS encoding polysaccharide lyase, which codes for MRALAMTWIAGTALAMAGCVLPPVDLEGRACPCAEGWVCVAGICERGERPQIDAGAPRDASMDAPTPVDAGGEDAGREDAGIVELDAGSFDGGRDAGSPDSGSPDSGPPDSGPPDGGPDLTHCDDLHAGALFCDGFEWSYPAGRINWQADLLENGNVTTVTSPAPFFGNRALRGTTTALGGRAAMTATFTPITSGDLWLRGLVYLPSALAVDAISLLYVGAPDGSSGLAIQTYGVTGSARAATWVGPAEYYDATGINIPRDRWVCLQLHTTIADTGGSVELFVNDVGLGPRTNLDTRPNGGFGVITAGIEYSDPATQGPATLYIDEVVLSRTRVPCE
- a CDS encoding TfoX/Sxy family protein; the protein is MAVTLEDLKATLEDATRDLADVSVRKAFGSFGLFVGDSIFALAWKRELRIGVKLPDEVSFASLMGTEGASAWAPHKSPMRGWVLVPEPWHDDMTKLRPWVRRAYEQVLRMHAEDEVPSMGERAPAKVRATKTKKKDESAIATLHDGATRAHRVEKPGTKTAAAPVRAKKSAKKKG
- a CDS encoding tetratricopeptide repeat protein, yielding MKQTVTIACALAVTALLHACGGPSGPGSRTALDVRVDDETYADARRLYLVLADDDERREETRQRLLEYLASRTDALVAEGEYDPMVSHFAEMTSLLAPRDLVEGQRVSELIAPVARWIVEHGSRRGDEPRVLAALLILARIEPADASHAQESARVAEWGREARWGREPRPSPDFFDLAPELIAVWEEHARLSPSPDVLARLADLYVQMRDIVLGQSLQEGFEPGERITMPELRMAQMLAERIPLDVAAVYLRVGDLEGAARRVGELGDRGGIEWRLRRLIEEAAQANEDGAEALGELAGGFERARPDVSLALCRVGHRLHPQDARFPLCLARLHVELGQPSDATAWYADAIRLAPAEREVYDEALGRLAQMIEAGLFSADESDIGRVRTIGRHAEEILAQREARWPTEQATVSRAALHYHLGRAELQAGQVNEAARHFERSLEAQRTREALLELATLRARTGDAAGAVALYQEALDRLAQQGPEAMLQRAMLLEHLGDALRASGRADEAQRAYSQALELMTPLAGQGDEERQALTRVRLGVLQRRVGQGERAGDEFRAALETAPSWREPYTEILAHLVVTEPAPELAEEVFRRATTGLALEHEWRVYYALWVQTVAGRASQPLSDDVVRTLSGESEEPGWHGRLAAFAAGTLDYDQLIQAAQNPGQRCEAHFYAGTRKLAQGDTAGAREQFRAAMETGMVGYFEYAMAQELLASLGTSERAMEGESRAR
- a CDS encoding tetratricopeptide repeat protein → MTTVATMALALIITLCALPACAQQGDAAARTRALELFRESAELYRQGRFADAADRLREARELHSEPLLSYNLARALEGAGDLEGALEAYRDYLEEAPDADDAPAVRARLESLERHVAEVRALEEERERLRREDRETPDPTPPSTPPSRGPDVVPWVIAGSGAAVLIGGAVVGGLALARNNDAMRAPTHAAAVEASQDADSLAIAANVLLITGGLAALVGTIWGSIDLVSNAGEEQEGARVSLRIGPGSLAIDGAF
- the trpS gene encoding tryptophan--tRNA ligase; amino-acid sequence: MDPQRKISLTGIKPTHVPHIGNYLGAIRPALRMTESYDGMYFIADYHALTSVRDPKALQQAVYDVTATWLACGLDPKKTIVYRQSSVPEVFELAWVLSCVVATGQLERGHAYKDALAKGDVPNAGVFYYPVLMAADILLFGAQVVPIGQDQKQHLELARDMAQRLNHHYGEGTVVVPEALITEAPLVPGFDGHKMSKSRGNGIPVFASAKELRKGVMKFVTGSETLEEPKDPESATVFQLYELVATNDEVETLASKLRAGGYGWGHAKQDLYEALERELGPFRERFEALRGDEAALDRTLEEGAERARTIARRTVARVRAAVGIDRPL
- a CDS encoding VOC family protein, producing MTTETRPFRVLGIQQIAIGGPDKGALRSLWVDLLGLTPVKTFTSERENVDEDVCMAGIGLFAVEVDLMQPLDIEKKPKVHEPPLNHVGLWVDDLRAAVTWLEAQGLRFAPGGIRKGASGHDVCFVHPRGDTAHPRSGEGVLIELVQAPPEVVRAFDAMAAAR
- a CDS encoding serine/threonine protein kinase, giving the protein MSLPERIGRYRILGFLASGGMAEILLAKLIGPGGFERAVVVKRVLPHLARQSEFRDMFLDEARIVARIRHPNVVDVSELGQEGRELFMVMEYLAGESVGGLMRRIAARDSRLDPALAAYVIADAAAGLHAAHELRSEDSVPLGVVHRDVSPQNVFLTYDGAVKVLDFGIAKFMDRSVETHTGQVKGKFAYMSPEQCCAEKLDARSDVFSLGILLWELLTGSRLFQRPNELLVWKAIVEDAVPSASSRLVELGAPPLAPALERIVAKALSRDKNVRYATADALRRDLLAFARTLDPEQRGREQLAALMRDVFPDRIQQKEEMLRRVRAGDVITSVPSAEVDIDVVVDVDDTDAEVKAPGAVSARILPTIDTDPSANAPVETGVTRGQGGPSWRTIAFASMLLVAVAVGAVLGLGWDRDPPATAPQHASAPIAAAPPPGTPSVTTTPTVETARTVRVQVETVPPGATVSVAGQARGTAPLALELERGDAPVEIAIHLEGHRDHAESIVPDVDQRVRLTLERAETERVRPRGGVRARGGAARPTGAQQQPQPQQGGDFFRFD
- a CDS encoding CPBP family intramembrane glutamic endopeptidase, which translates into the protein MRAPRGQLSIAQTVALLVLGLGLLYGGVLVGAAIRAAVHGVSLDEGVAQVTSEPFGPGLAQLIALGTVILFGVRVAYGDRSLREALRIVPVRAPVALLAMIAGLSLHFPLVELMTVLSDMVPGLALDEEAVRRVEEMTRIDGPLRAITVPFTVIVVAAGTEELLFRGLLLPALTPRLGRIGALVLTSVLFGVFHVEPFAATYAMIAGLVLGAIALRTGSVLPCIAFHGAFNALPILLPEEVIAVPGFNVAESEAHLPPGLLVATTLAGVIALVLLWRITSADEPTPPQT